TTGCTATTGTTTCAATAAATCGGCGGGCAGTCATCCTAACCCCTTCTTCTCGTTGACCTTGCGGGCTGCTCCGTATTGCCTCCCCACTAATAATTGCCCTTTCCCCTGCCGATTAAATAGTATACGGCAAAAGGAGGCCCAATGAAAAATAAACGAAATCGAGGCGGCGCGGTGGCAATCCCCAAACCGACGACAACAATGCCCCATTTGATGGAGATTCAGGAACTTTTGAATTCATTGACCGCAAAACTGGAAGCGCTCCCCGGCGGACAGGGACGCTCCATTTGGATAAACGTCATCCACACCGTGCGGGATGACGTCAGGAAATTCGAACAAAAGCTTTTGTCAGACCTCCCCCCGATGTCCACCGTCGAGCGGGTGTGACCTTATCTGGGAGTCATATAATCAATAGCAATGGAAGAATTAGAGTTTCCACACGAATGTGACCATGAACGAGGGGATGCTCCTCCCCCCATATATTAGACAAGCAGGTTAAAAGGATATAATTGGGAGATATGAAAAAACACTATCGCATCGCTCCTGAGGTGAAGGAGCAGATATTGAAGTGCATCAAGGAAGAAGGGGTTTCGGTGTCGCAGGCCGCCAAAGAGCACGGCGTCGCGGAGGCCATGATTTACCGCTGGCTGGGAGAAATTGCTGGACAGACCTCCAGCGAATCTTTCAGTAGGTCACTTTATTATTCCCTCTTCGGATTAGCCTGCTTAGCAGTTTTTGGAGCTTTTGGTGTATTAGCTTCGTGGAATGGTAATGAACCGACTTGGCTCCAGGTAATAATTCTTTTTTTAGGTATTGGCGTAGGCACTGGATTGTTGGGGGCTTTATATATTGGTGTAGTAGGGCTATTTCAGAGACACTCTGAGCGGCGCAAATCTGCATAAGTTGTCGTTGCATCCGACATTGTCCACACGCAAACGCCCGTTTTTTAGGGAAAACTTAGTTTTGGGGTAAATCAAAAGCCGCCGAGCGGGTTTGAACCGCTGACCTGCTGATTACGAATCAGCTGCTCTACCAGCTGAGCTACGGCGGCGTTGAATCGAAAAATACGCCGCCTCAAAAATTTAGCAAGTGAAGAAAACGGAGGTCGGAAGATCTCTCCTGCGTATTGATTTTATCGTCTCCAGCGAAAATGATGCAGCACCGGCCACAGAAATAGACAATCATCCTCCGACGGCCGGCCGGTAAAACCGCGCCACTCCCGGAAATGGTGGATGGCAAAAGGCACGCCGTCCTCGTTCGTTTTGTCCGAGACGATGCCGATATGGTTCGGCTTGCCGTTCCCCATAATGTCCCACACTACAATGTCGCCGGGGCGGTAGAGAAGGGCGGCATCTTTTTTTGAGTCAATCGGCAGCACTTCCGCATTTCGCCGGAAAAAGATGACCAGATTGCGCGTCCGCCGGTGGTCGATATTGGAATCGAGAGCGGAAATGCCGTATGCCTCCGGCGCTCTTTTGATATCCTCAAAAACCAATTTTTGCAGGTCAATGGTATTGCCGGACGCATGACGAAAAGCGCGGATGATCACGTCCACGCAGGCCCCCCGCTGCCAGCCGGGGTCCCCCAGCGGGTATTTGATCTGCACGTAGCGGTTGTCATATACCGGCGCGCGGGTAATCGATACCCGCGCCCCCTCCAGCAGCTTTTTCCCGAAATTCTTTTCCTCCGCCGAAACCGGAACCGCGGAAAAAGCTAAAACGGCCAGTATGGCAAATCGCTTGCGTGCAAAGGCGGGCAGGTTTCTCATCCAATTAATTATACAAGGGGAATCAAAAGGGACTGAATTGAAAAGCGGATGCGGATGAATTCGTTGAAACTTATATCTCCCGGGCTTTCAGCCGGGATTTGAGCCCCTGGTAGAAATCATCCCAATAATCGGGGGGATGTTCGAAGAGAAGGGCCTCCCGGACGGTGGCGTCCACCGCCCGCAGCTCTTCGTATGTCTGGCGGCAGTCGCTACATCGGGCCAAATGCCTTTCCACCGCCCCCTCCGGCCTTCCGGCCGGGTCGTGGCGGGCCAGTTCCTCCACCACCTTGCGGCAATCCATTACGCCTCCTTCGTTACGCCTTTTTCTTCTTCCCCCCGGCCGCCCGCAACCGCCGGGCCA
This DNA window, taken from Verrucomicrobiia bacterium, encodes the following:
- a CDS encoding transposase, whose amino-acid sequence is MKKHYRIAPEVKEQILKCIKEEGVSVSQAAKEHGVAEAMIYRWLGEIAGQTSSESFSRSLYYSLFGLACLAVFGAFGVLASWNGNEPTWLQVIILFLGIGVGTGLLGALYIGVVGLFQRHSERRKSA
- a CDS encoding DUF1287 domain-containing protein; this encodes MRNLPAFARKRFAILAVLAFSAVPVSAEEKNFGKKLLEGARVSITRAPVYDNRYVQIKYPLGDPGWQRGACVDVIIRAFRHASGNTIDLQKLVFEDIKRAPEAYGISALDSNIDHRRTRNLVIFFRRNAEVLPIDSKKDAALLYRPGDIVVWDIMGNGKPNHIGIVSDKTNEDGVPFAIHHFREWRGFTGRPSEDDCLFLWPVLHHFRWRR